The genomic segment GTTGAGCCAGATTAAACCTGAGGACCGACCAACATGTACGCCACTGCTGTGTCCCTATGATCGGTCAAATGCCATGACATATAAAGTCTTTATTGTCTGAGTTTTTACCTGATGCAGAAAGACAGTCAAACACAGTGGAACTTGGCCAAGTTGCAGGGAGCACATTTAAGTCTTTGAACTGCTATGAACTGTGTGTCAGCAGAGCAGTTTTCGACAGACTGGGAAAGTGACTTCTCATTCTTTAAACTAGTAGGATGTTAATGGCTTAATGAAAAACGGGGGGaaatttttgattaaaaaaattatataacaTTGGTCAGAAATGTTGAAATTACTCTTGAATAGTGTAAAAGTACCAAACCATACTGACGTACAACAAGTAAACATATATAACTATTAGATAATTTGGTTATTGGCTAGAatttggcaagaaataaaaagaagaaaagaaaagaaaagaaaaaaacaaggacTTTGGGGATCCGAAATAAGTGGAGCATCCTTCTCagtccagcaggtggcggtaaTGTGCCATATTGTTAGATAGCCACCGTATCCGGAACCGGATGAAGAAGAAATCAGTTTGGCGGATACGTTTGGCTGAAGTCTCCCAAACACTGCACGATATGGCTGCTTCCATTGACAGCTTACTGGAGGAAATCGCTGGGGTTGAAGACCCAGTTGAAGAACTTCAGAGTTTAAAAACTGCTCTGTTGGCGATTCCTGTCAGTGCCTTGAAGGACTCAGTGAGAGGACAGCGTTTAGATGTCATATTCTCTCTGCTCAACTCCAGTGACAGGTGGGTTTGGCTTTGTGCATCAGCTAAACGTTGGTGAATAAGTGCTGAGTCAGTCAGTGGGTATAATATATGTATTGCTAACAGTTAGCTATATTGACACTAAGTTAACGTACAAGAAGAGTTTATTAGTTAGCTTAAAAGGGCTGCTTGAAACTGAGCTAATTGTTAGCAACTGGTTACAGTGCTACTAACAACACAGCCCCAGCAGGAcactgtttgacatttaaaacACCAACCTGGCCTTAAAAGTGCTTTGGTACATCAAATATTTCCACACTGACAGCTGTGAATggtattttctaacactgtacAGACTAACcatagttaaaataaaaaaataagaaggaGCTATATtgattgttaaataaataaatactcacaGGGCACAGGTGGAGCTATGCGTAGACATCCTTGAACGCATCTTAATGGCCATGAGCCCTGTGCATGTGGTCCAGAACTACAGAGCGGAGCTGCAGCGGGGGTTGACTCACCCAAATGACACTGTTAAGATACTGGCCTTGGCACAGGTAGGCTGCtcgcacacatacatgcacagaaAGTATcttataaaacactgaaaatattaGTTAATCCCACCTACTTGTGTCAGATTGGGAGAGTGGTGGAGGACCCTGATGCTGTTACTGAAATTCTCAACAACCACGACGTCCTCCGAGCAGCGATCCGGTGCATCGGAGAGGAAAAGATGGCTGTGGCAAAACAGGTGATGAATAAAGCATTATAATTACTCGCGTTTTATAAAGTGTCAGTGCCTGGagtatctgtttttcttttgttttatctcAGGCGATTCAGTCCTTGTCTAAGTTCAGTCATTCCAAGCCTGGATTAGACAAATTATTCCAGACTGACCTGCTGCAAGTCATGAAGGATGTGATGGCCACAAGTGACATTATTAGATACAGAATATATGAGGTATGTTCAAACTGGGTTATAacatagcatcagcatcccTTGTAATGATTTTAAATTCTATTTACTTAGATGGAATCGGTTGACAGCATGACATTACTTACACATACTGACTTAGGtcattttatatattgtatACATGTCATGTACAGAGTTTGACACTTTCATATAAATGATCTTAAGAAgtttttttgtcctttctgcTTGCAGCTGGTGGTGGAAATCTCGTCTGTATCTCCTATTTCTCTCGGTTACTGTGCCAACAGCGGCCTCATTTCTCAGCTGCTCAGCGAACTAACAGGAGACGACGTATTGGTCAGGTAGTACAAACTAAGTTTGACTGCTTTTCTCCTTCTTTCAtaagtgtttcttcttcatttatgctgttaatttgttttttaccaGGGTCACAGCTGTAGAGATGGTTACAACTCTTGCACACAGTCAGCATGGTCGGCAGTATTTGGCCCAGCAAGGTATCATGGATAAGATCTCAAACATGATCAGAGGAGCCGAGACTGACCCCTTCTCTTCCCTCTACCTTCCAGGTGAGTGTCTGTATCATCCCCACccaaatatatatttatctgtctaatacacaacaatataatgtaatgCCTTTTACAGTCTTATCCATACAGTTCAGCATTATTTTGCGATTTATGATGTGAATATCACTGCTGCAGGTTTGGTGAAGTTCTTTGGGAACTTGGCCATCATGGACAGTCCACAGCAGGTTTGTGAAACCTACCCAGCTTTTCAGAACAAAGTGTTTGAGATGGCGCTTGATCCGGACCCTGTGATGATCGGCGTGGCTCTGGACACTTTGGGATTACTGGGATCTAATGTGGAGGGGAAGCAGGTTCTTCAGAAAACAGGTTAGCTCGGTATCCTTGGCTTTATGAAAGAAATATTTGTGTGAAAACACTGATTCTTCAGAGGAAAGTAAATGTGAGTCAAGAACATTTTCTGCATAACATTTtcttataaaagaaaaaaaaattaaatctgaGTGAAGTTTAGTCAAaaagtaattttgttttttctgacatAACTTTGAAAGGTCTTGGTCCAACAAGACTGTCTTGTATTTTTTGACCATCTTTATGGtttgactgttttctttttgttcaggAGAAAAGTTCAAGGCTGTGTTGTCAAAAATGAGCCAGCTTGCCAGTTCTGGACCTACAGAGCTCAGAGTTCGAAGCTTGGACGCGATATCACAACTTCTCTCCCTACAGGTATTTTTCTGACatgtaaagaaaaatcatttttaataaaatatttcttaacaacAATACAAAAGTGCAAGTTGGTCAATTTATGCATTGCAGCCAGAGCAGCAGACAGAAGACCTTTTGGCCCTGACAGAGTCATGGTTCCACCTTTTGTCCAGCCAGCCCATGGACATGATTCGCAACATCAGCACTCAGCCCTTTCCAGAGCTGCACTGTGGAGCACTGCGGATATTCACTGTaagcactgtttttgttttttttggttttttacctTCTTATATTTCCTCTTTATGTCTCTGACCACCTGGTAACCTGTAGAAATAAAGGTCTCTATTTGATAGTGACATTTGAGGGGGAGGTTGACACACAAGCATATATTGCTCTAATAATATTTGTCGTCATCACTGGATATCTATGCATGTGTGTCTACCAGGCCATTGCCACTCAACCATGGGGCCAGAAGCTGATGATTAACACTCCGGGATTCATGGAGTTCATTTTGGATCGTTCAACGGGCCAGACGAAGGAGGCCAAAGATGCCAAGTTTGAACTGATTGGGGCACTTGCAGGTTCATCAACAGCAGCTGAGATCCTGGGCAGTCAGCACTACATCCGCGTGAAGACTTACCTCAGAGAAGGACCTTACTATGTTTCAGCTGTGGCCGCAGTCAGCACAGAGGGAGCGGACTGAGTCAAATTAACAATAAACCAATTCAAATACACTTCATGGGCTTCTAGTTGATGCTTAAGTAATGGATAAGTGGCTGAGTGATCGGCGTTTGGATTAATATAACATACTCTGCAATCTCTACAGCATCTGGATAAAAAATTACCATGTAAAGGATGATTAAAAGTtcttagaaaaaaataatttatcttCAGTACTTGTACGGCTAGGTTGCAGCTGCACTACATTCAATATTTATCAGGTTTTTTTGGCAGAACACTAAACACCTGATCTTTATCTTCAGTCATATTCTGTTACTGCAGTTTACAAGTACATAGATCATTGtttataaaatgacaaaaatattcTCCATCAACCATATCGGTAACCACTAAACAAATAACGTGTCACTTTTGTTGCTATGAATGAAAATCAGAAATTAGATTTTAATCACACTCAGAAAGCTTGCgtttaaaaccaaaaaaggtAAGAGGTTTCTAATAAAAGATTCAGCTTTGATTTCCTTTCCTCCTTTGATTGCAATGACATCAGCAAATTCTTGAGTATCTTATCTTATAGCTTGACTTCAGTCTATATTTTTCCCATGAAGCATCTTTACACAGTAGAGGTCAAACAAGATGAATGAATGAGTACTATACCAGCACACCCACGTCTTATCTGTAAAGTCCCCACATACTGTGTTATGTTAAGGTGTTTAGTTTAAGCGTCTTTACCAATACTtaagtaaaaatttaaaaaaacaaaacatccacaCACTTATACAATTCCACATCAGTGTATTTGGATCCAAACaacttaaaaggaaaaaaaaaactttgtcttcataattttttcctttccattttttggtttttttgtaattaaagAAGTTTCTGTCTCGCAACTTGTGTGTTTCTTTACTTTTCATAAACTTTAATCCCCCTAATGAACATATTTTATTCCATTATTACATACTGTATAATAGTATTAGGGGAATagtaattttttaaatactgtaaTTGTTGCTTTGATACCCATGTTATGGTCCTTGATTAACTTTGTTGTTCTGCTGCTCATGTAGCACATAATGGGAACCTA from the Oreochromis niloticus isolate F11D_XX linkage group LG7, O_niloticus_UMD_NMBU, whole genome shotgun sequence genome contains:
- the psmd5 gene encoding 26S proteasome non-ATPase regulatory subunit 5, whose product is MKKKSVWRIRLAEVSQTLHDMAASIDSLLEEIAGVEDPVEELQSLKTALLAIPVSALKDSVRGQRLDVIFSLLNSSDRAQVELCVDILERILMAMSPVHVVQNYRAELQRGLTHPNDTVKILALAQIGRVVEDPDAVTEILNNHDVLRAAIRCIGEEKMAVAKQAIQSLSKFSHSKPGLDKLFQTDLLQVMKDVMATSDIIRYRIYELVVEISSVSPISLGYCANSGLISQLLSELTGDDVLVRVTAVEMVTTLAHSQHGRQYLAQQGIMDKISNMIRGAETDPFSSLYLPGLVKFFGNLAIMDSPQQVCETYPAFQNKVFEMALDPDPVMIGVALDTLGLLGSNVEGKQVLQKTGEKFKAVLSKMSQLASSGPTELRVRSLDAISQLLSLQPEQQTEDLLALTESWFHLLSSQPMDMIRNISTQPFPELHCGALRIFTAIATQPWGQKLMINTPGFMEFILDRSTGQTKEAKDAKFELIGALAGSSTAAEILGSQHYIRVKTYLREGPYYVSAVAAVSTEGAD